One window from the genome of Frankiales bacterium encodes:
- a CDS encoding NAD-dependent malic enzyme: MLSARVTPASQPEPESASPVRPGPDRPRCRPRPEGPPVLPSTPERQDDADRYAAHDADPAFPLHVLGKIEVRPTVRVRDNAGLALAYTPGVGRVSQAIAEDESLSWRYTWRSNSILIVTDGTAVLGLGDIGPVAALPVMEGKSLLFKEFANIDCVPICLATTDVDEIVDTVARIAPAYGGINLEDISAPRCFEIERRLQERLDIPVFHDDQHGTAVVVTAALTNAATVTGRRLADLRVVMSGAGAAGVAIARMLLSAGVGDVQVCDRKGVIGPHRDDLTDVKAMLARTTNRAGARGSLFEAMRGADVFVGVSSGTVPAEVVETMAPGSIVFSLANPTPEVHPSVARAGGAAVIATGRSDFPNQINNVLAFPGIFRGALDSGATRITEGMKLAAAEAIAGLVAGDLDPEHVVPDPFDPRLVPAVSAAVAAAAERDGVVRRPPAEVGR, from the coding sequence ATGCTGTCGGCGCGGGTGACCCCCGCGTCGCAGCCAGAACCGGAGTCCGCGTCACCGGTGCGCCCCGGTCCCGACCGCCCCCGCTGCCGACCACGTCCCGAAGGACCTCCTGTGCTGCCGTCCACTCCGGAGCGCCAGGACGACGCCGACCGCTACGCGGCCCACGACGCCGATCCTGCCTTCCCCCTGCACGTCCTGGGCAAGATCGAGGTGCGCCCGACCGTGCGCGTCCGCGACAACGCGGGGCTCGCCCTCGCCTACACGCCCGGCGTCGGCCGGGTGTCGCAGGCGATCGCGGAGGACGAGTCGCTGTCGTGGCGCTACACGTGGCGCTCCAACTCGATCCTCATCGTCACCGACGGCACCGCGGTGCTCGGCCTCGGCGACATCGGGCCCGTCGCGGCGCTCCCGGTGATGGAGGGGAAGTCCCTGCTTTTCAAGGAGTTCGCCAACATCGACTGCGTGCCGATCTGCCTGGCGACCACCGACGTCGACGAGATCGTCGACACGGTCGCGCGCATCGCGCCGGCCTACGGCGGCATCAACCTCGAGGACATCAGCGCCCCGCGCTGCTTCGAGATCGAGCGGCGGCTCCAGGAGCGGCTGGACATCCCGGTGTTCCACGACGACCAGCACGGCACCGCCGTCGTCGTCACCGCGGCCCTGACCAACGCCGCCACGGTCACCGGGCGACGGCTCGCCGACCTGCGCGTCGTGATGTCCGGGGCCGGCGCCGCGGGCGTCGCGATCGCGCGCATGCTGCTCTCGGCCGGAGTGGGCGACGTCCAGGTGTGCGACCGCAAGGGTGTGATCGGCCCGCACCGCGACGACCTCACCGACGTCAAGGCGATGCTGGCCCGCACCACGAACCGGGCCGGCGCGCGGGGGAGCCTCTTCGAGGCGATGCGCGGTGCCGACGTCTTCGTGGGCGTGTCGTCCGGCACCGTCCCCGCCGAGGTGGTCGAGACGATGGCGCCCGGGTCGATCGTGTTCTCCCTGGCCAACCCGACGCCGGAGGTCCACCCGTCGGTGGCGCGGGCGGGTGGTGCGGCGGTGATCGCCACCGGCCGCAGCGACTTCCCCAACCAGATCAACAACGTGCTGGCCTTCCCGGGGATCTTCCGCGGCGCGCTCGACTCCGGCGCCACCCGGATCACCGAGGGGATGAAGCTGGCCGCGGCCGAGGCCATCGCGGGGCTCGTCGCGGGCGACCTCGACCCCGAGCACGTCGTGCCGGACCCGTTCGACCCGCGGCTGGTGCCCGCGGTGAGCGCGGCCGTGGCCGCCGCCGCCGAGCGCGACGGCGTCGTCCGGCGACCGCCCGCGGAGGTGGGGCGCTAG
- a CDS encoding response regulator, translating into MSRSVMLVEDDPAIRMVLRVALEDAGYEVLEAETGEQALILAMDEAADVMLVDLRLPGIHGLDVVRTVRGSSRVPIIILTAQTESQDVVAGLEAGADDYVTKPFVTSELLARIGAQLRRSQTPEDSGGTLECGPLVLSPDVGALYVNGTAIPLTRTEFKVLQELMVARERVLSRDYLLKHVWGYQHAGDGRIVDNLMYRLRNKIEADPAQPEHLVTVRGFGYRLKA; encoded by the coding sequence ATGTCCCGCTCCGTCATGCTGGTCGAGGACGACCCGGCCATCCGCATGGTCCTGCGCGTGGCGCTCGAGGACGCCGGCTACGAGGTGCTCGAGGCCGAGACCGGCGAGCAGGCCCTGATCCTGGCCATGGACGAGGCCGCCGACGTCATGCTGGTGGACCTGCGCCTGCCCGGGATCCACGGGCTCGACGTCGTCCGCACCGTGCGGGGGTCGAGCCGGGTGCCGATCATCATCCTCACCGCGCAGACCGAGAGCCAGGACGTCGTGGCCGGCCTCGAGGCCGGCGCCGACGACTACGTGACCAAGCCCTTCGTCACCAGCGAGCTGCTGGCCCGCATCGGCGCCCAGCTGCGGCGCTCGCAGACCCCGGAGGACAGCGGCGGCACGCTCGAGTGCGGCCCGCTCGTCCTGAGCCCGGACGTCGGCGCCCTGTATGTGAACGGGACGGCGATCCCGCTCACCCGCACCGAGTTCAAGGTCCTCCAGGAGCTCATGGTCGCGCGCGAGCGGGTGCTCAGCCGCGACTACCTGCTCAAGCACGTGTGGGGCTACCAGCACGCGGGCGACGGGCGGATCGTCGACAACCTCATGTACCGCCTCCGGAACAAGATCGAGGCCGACCCGGCGCAGCCCGAGCACCTCGTGACCGTCCGCGGCTTCGGGTACCGGCTGAAGGCCTGA
- the sodN gene encoding superoxide dismutase, Ni, with amino-acid sequence MMRRLLAPTVTVHAHCDLPCGVYDPAQARIEAQSVKACIEKYHASDDQVFKDRAVSIKEERSDLVKHHLWVLWTDYFKAPHFEKYPQLNSLFNEATKLAGAGGTKGSLDVAVADQLLAKIDEIAEIFWETKKA; translated from the coding sequence ATGATGCGCCGTCTGCTCGCCCCGACCGTGACCGTGCACGCGCACTGCGACCTCCCGTGCGGCGTCTACGACCCTGCCCAGGCACGGATCGAGGCGCAGTCCGTCAAGGCGTGCATCGAGAAGTACCACGCCAGCGACGACCAGGTGTTCAAGGACCGGGCCGTCTCCATCAAGGAGGAGCGCTCGGACCTCGTGAAGCACCACCTCTGGGTGCTGTGGACCGACTACTTCAAGGCCCCGCACTTCGAGAAGTACCCGCAGCTCAACTCGCTGTTCAACGAGGCGACCAAGCTCGCGGGCGCGGGCGGCACCAAGGGCTCGCTCGACGTCGCCGTCGCCGACCAGCTGCTCGCGAAGATCGACGAGATCGCCGAGATCTTCTGGGAGACCAAGAAGGCCTGA
- a CDS encoding NAD-dependent epimerase/dehydratase family protein: MRLFVTGASGWIGSATVRSLLAAGHEVVGLARSTGSAETVERLGARARRGDLTDLDSLRAGAADSDGVVHLAYLHDFSRIADAARLDLEAITALGEALEGSGRPLVVASGTMGLAPGRVGTEGDVPDPSAHPRSASAYAVAALADRGVRGVVVRFAPTVHGPGDRGFVAALVAAARERGVSAYVDDGANRWPAVHRLDAAELVRLAVEQAPPGSAVHATAEPGIPSREIAEAIGRNLGLPVVSVPRERATDHFGWIGMFFGADVPASSERTQALLGWRPTNPGLIADLDAGLYTAGL, encoded by the coding sequence ATGCGTCTGTTCGTCACCGGAGCGTCCGGCTGGATCGGTTCGGCCACCGTCCGCTCACTGCTCGCTGCAGGTCACGAGGTCGTCGGCCTGGCACGCTCGACCGGATCTGCCGAGACCGTGGAACGGCTCGGTGCCAGGGCCCGCAGGGGCGACCTCACCGACCTCGACTCGCTGCGCGCCGGCGCCGCGGACTCCGACGGCGTCGTGCACCTCGCCTATCTGCACGACTTCTCCCGGATCGCCGACGCGGCGCGGCTGGATCTCGAGGCGATCACGGCACTCGGCGAGGCACTCGAGGGCAGCGGGCGCCCGCTGGTCGTGGCCTCCGGAACGATGGGCCTGGCACCCGGCCGGGTCGGGACCGAGGGGGACGTGCCCGACCCGAGCGCGCATCCGCGCTCGGCGAGCGCCTACGCCGTCGCGGCCCTCGCCGATCGTGGCGTGCGCGGAGTGGTCGTGCGGTTCGCCCCCACCGTGCACGGCCCGGGCGACCGCGGCTTCGTCGCGGCGCTCGTCGCGGCCGCCCGTGAGCGGGGCGTGTCGGCGTACGTCGACGACGGCGCGAACAGGTGGCCCGCGGTGCACCGCCTCGACGCGGCGGAGCTGGTGCGTCTCGCGGTGGAGCAGGCGCCCCCCGGCTCGGCGGTGCACGCCACGGCGGAGCCGGGGATCCCGAGCCGGGAGATCGCCGAGGCGATCGGGCGCAACCTCGGCCTGCCGGTGGTCTCGGTCCCTCGCGAGCGCGCGACGGACCACTTCGGTTGGATCGGGATGTTCTTCGGTGCCGATGTGCCGGCCTCGAGCGAGCGCACCCAGGCCCTGCTCGGCTGGCGTCCGACGAACCCCGGCCTGATCGCCGACCTCGACGCCGGTCTCTACACCGCGGGGCTCTGA
- a CDS encoding TetR family transcriptional regulator, translating to MARWEPDARGRLAVAALDLFEERGYDDTTVADIAERAGVTARTFFRHFPDKKEVLFSGSDRLQEGLVAAAEDAARTGGALDAVAATLDVAAELLGADRDFSRRRHAVVSANAELRERELIKMSRIADGLAAALGRQGIPTADARLAAESGIAVLRVSFEQWVAARRGPALAALMRTNLGRLTDLAAAAAGAAPGADPRRHGRPGAGTR from the coding sequence ATGGCGAGATGGGAACCGGACGCGCGCGGCCGCCTGGCCGTCGCGGCCCTGGACCTGTTCGAGGAGCGCGGCTACGACGACACGACGGTCGCCGACATCGCCGAGCGCGCCGGAGTGACGGCACGCACCTTCTTCCGGCACTTCCCGGACAAGAAGGAGGTGCTGTTCTCCGGCTCCGACCGGCTCCAGGAGGGGCTCGTGGCCGCCGCCGAGGACGCCGCCCGCACGGGCGGTGCGCTCGACGCCGTCGCCGCCACGCTGGACGTGGCCGCGGAGCTCCTGGGCGCGGACCGCGACTTCTCGCGACGTCGCCACGCGGTGGTCTCGGCCAACGCCGAGCTTCGGGAGCGCGAGCTCATCAAGATGTCCCGCATCGCCGACGGCCTAGCCGCCGCGCTGGGTCGGCAGGGCATCCCGACGGCCGATGCCCGCCTCGCGGCTGAGTCAGGCATCGCGGTGCTGCGCGTCTCCTTCGAGCAGTGGGTCGCCGCACGGCGCGGGCCGGCGCTCGCGGCGCTCATGCGCACCAACCTCGGGCGGCTCACTGACCTCGCCGCGGCGGCGGCGGGCGCCGCACCAGGTGCCGACCCGCGCCGGCACGGCCGCCCGGGCGCCGGCACGCGCTGA
- a CDS encoding amidase — MADDPRTWSVDALTLAFRSGVVSPVEATRAALDRIARVDPVVNAFVWVDGDDALEQARASEERWRAGTPRSPIDGVPTTVKDLLPWRGRPTRKGSVHTSTEPATEEAPTVERLREAGAVVLGATTTPEFGWKGGGDSPLTGITRNPWDTSRTTGGSSAGAAAAAATGMGVLHVGTDGGGSVRMPSAFCGVFGLKPTHSVVPIHPAAVSGLLSHVGPITRHVRDAAHLMAAIARPDHRDVYPSQLDGRSWIEGLDDGVRGLRVAFTPTWPRAQVDPQVADAVRRTVDVLAGLGAEVDEVEAPGADVRDAFLALWDGALGRALRGLPPEALERSDPGLVATTRRRESLSADAFLDADAVRAESTLRFSTLLTRYDVLVSPTVPVQAFPVGQDVADPSTQEHWIDWTPFTYPVNMTRHPAAAVPVGLSTEGLPLSMQVVGRHFDDRLVLRVAQAVQTAQPWELPPL; from the coding sequence CCCGTGGTCAACGCGTTCGTCTGGGTGGACGGCGACGACGCGCTCGAGCAGGCGCGGGCCAGCGAGGAGCGCTGGCGGGCCGGCACGCCGCGCTCGCCGATCGACGGCGTGCCCACCACGGTCAAGGACCTGCTGCCCTGGCGGGGGCGCCCCACCCGCAAGGGGTCGGTGCACACCTCGACCGAGCCGGCCACCGAGGAGGCGCCGACGGTCGAGCGGCTGCGCGAGGCGGGCGCCGTCGTCCTCGGAGCCACCACCACGCCGGAGTTCGGCTGGAAGGGCGGTGGCGACTCCCCGCTCACCGGCATCACCCGCAACCCCTGGGACACCTCGCGCACCACCGGCGGGTCGTCGGCGGGCGCCGCCGCGGCGGCCGCGACCGGCATGGGAGTCCTGCACGTCGGCACCGACGGCGGCGGGTCGGTGCGCATGCCCTCGGCCTTCTGCGGCGTCTTCGGGCTCAAGCCGACCCACTCCGTCGTGCCGATCCACCCGGCCGCCGTCTCGGGCCTGCTCAGCCACGTCGGGCCGATCACGCGCCACGTCCGCGACGCCGCGCACCTCATGGCGGCGATCGCGCGTCCGGACCACCGCGACGTGTACCCGTCGCAGCTCGACGGGCGGTCCTGGATCGAGGGTCTCGACGACGGCGTGCGCGGTCTGCGCGTGGCGTTCACCCCGACGTGGCCGCGCGCGCAGGTCGACCCCCAGGTGGCCGACGCCGTGCGCCGCACGGTCGACGTGCTCGCCGGGCTCGGCGCGGAGGTGGACGAGGTCGAGGCGCCCGGCGCCGACGTGCGCGACGCGTTCCTCGCGCTGTGGGACGGCGCCCTCGGCCGCGCGCTGCGCGGCCTGCCGCCTGAGGCGCTCGAGCGCAGCGACCCCGGGCTCGTGGCGACCACCCGGCGTCGCGAGTCGCTGAGCGCCGACGCCTTCCTCGACGCGGACGCGGTGCGCGCCGAGTCGACGCTGCGCTTCTCCACGCTGCTCACCCGCTACGACGTCCTCGTGTCGCCCACCGTGCCGGTGCAGGCCTTCCCGGTGGGCCAGGACGTCGCCGACCCGAGCACCCAGGAGCACTGGATCGACTGGACGCCGTTCACGTACCCGGTGAACATGACGCGGCACCCCGCGGCCGCGGTGCCGGTCGGTCTCTCCACGGAAGGCCTCCCGCTCTCGATGCAGGTCGTCGGCCGCCACTTCGACGACCGGCTCGTGCTGCGCGTCGCGCAGGCCGTGCAGACCGCGCAGCCCTGGGAGCTCCCCCCGCTGTGA
- a CDS encoding S26 family signal peptidase has translation MQPTLRAGDRLLCRTTDGGEVRPGQVVVAHRPDRPGLLVVKRAVHRDRGGWWLEGDHEQGSHDSWVFGPVPDSAVVARVVLRLWPRPRRV, from the coding sequence ATGCAGCCCACCCTGCGCGCCGGCGACCGGCTGCTGTGCCGCACGACCGACGGCGGCGAGGTGCGTCCCGGGCAGGTCGTCGTCGCGCACCGGCCGGACCGGCCGGGACTGCTCGTGGTCAAGCGCGCCGTGCACCGCGACCGCGGCGGGTGGTGGCTCGAGGGCGACCACGAGCAGGGCTCGCACGACTCGTGGGTGTTCGGCCCGGTGCCCGACTCCGCGGTCGTCGCGCGGGTCGTCCTGCGGCTGTGGCCCCGGCCCCGTCGGGTGTGA
- a CDS encoding zinc-binding dehydrogenase — MLAVYASSLHPDDPLAGLTVGELPDTEVPEGWVRVHVSAASLNHHDLWSLRGVGLPAERLPMILGCDAAGVLDDGSAVVVHGVIGDPEAGGGDETLDPRRTLLSELHPGTFADTVAVPARNVLPKPDDLTFEEAACLPTAWLTAYRMIATRSGLRVGDTVLVQGAGGGVATAAIQLADAMGYRVWATSRDEAKRARALELGADQAFESGARLPERVDAVIETVGEATWPHSLRSLRPGGTVVVSGATSGFNPSAELSRVYFLQLNVHGSTMGTRDELEALMALLVDTGLRPTIDSTFALTEARDALARMASGDVMGKLVLTRAA, encoded by the coding sequence GTGCTCGCCGTCTACGCATCCTCGCTCCATCCCGACGACCCGCTGGCGGGGCTCACCGTCGGGGAGCTGCCCGACACCGAGGTGCCCGAGGGCTGGGTCCGCGTGCACGTGAGCGCGGCCAGCCTCAACCACCACGACCTCTGGAGCCTGCGCGGGGTGGGCCTGCCCGCCGAGCGGCTGCCGATGATCCTGGGCTGCGACGCCGCCGGGGTGCTGGACGACGGCTCGGCCGTCGTGGTGCACGGCGTCATCGGCGATCCCGAGGCGGGCGGCGGCGACGAGACGCTCGACCCGCGGCGCACCCTGCTCTCGGAGCTGCACCCCGGCACCTTCGCCGACACCGTCGCCGTGCCGGCGCGCAACGTGCTGCCCAAGCCCGACGACCTCACGTTCGAGGAGGCGGCCTGCCTGCCCACGGCGTGGCTCACCGCCTACCGCATGATCGCGACCAGGTCCGGGCTGCGGGTGGGCGACACCGTGCTCGTGCAGGGCGCGGGCGGCGGGGTCGCGACCGCGGCGATCCAGCTGGCGGACGCCATGGGCTACCGGGTGTGGGCCACCTCCCGCGACGAGGCCAAGCGCGCCCGCGCGCTCGAGCTCGGCGCCGACCAGGCGTTCGAGTCGGGAGCCCGGCTGCCGGAGCGGGTCGACGCGGTGATCGAGACCGTGGGGGAGGCGACGTGGCCGCACTCGCTGCGGTCGCTGCGCCCCGGCGGCACCGTCGTCGTGTCCGGTGCGACCAGCGGCTTCAACCCGAGCGCGGAGCTCTCGCGCGTGTACTTCCTCCAGCTCAACGTGCACGGGTCGACGATGGGCACCCGCGACGAGCTCGAGGCGCTCATGGCGCTGCTCGTCGACACCGGCCTGCGGCCGACGATCGACTCCACGTTCGCGCTGACCGAGGCGCGGGACGCGCTCGCGCGCATGGCCTCCGGCGACGTCATGGGCAAGCTGGTCCTCACCCGCGCCGCGTAG
- a CDS encoding GNAT family N-acetyltransferase, whose protein sequence is MRRRRARPDSTDARPPGHRRRPGPGGYGVDGASRRTYARRRGSSDGGVRVAEALRDARVRPVLGTDAAAVRRVVEAAFGDEGLAVAALAEALAARPRGAGFVAEHDGEVVGHVHLSWGWLDAPDRLVDVLVLSPLSVAPAVQRRGLGGALVGRAISAAEELGAPLLFLEGDPAYYSRFGFVHARPLGLVRPSVRVPHSAFQVVVLPAYDGSMTGALVYPDTFWAHDCVGLRGERLAAVRAASGEDA, encoded by the coding sequence ATGCGTAGACGGCGAGCACGTCCCGACAGTACCGACGCGCGGCCCCCGGGGCACCGGCGCCGTCCTGGGCCGGGCGGTTACGGCGTCGACGGGGCATCGCGACGCACCTACGCTCGGCGGCGCGGGTCGTCGGACGGAGGGGTTCGCGTGGCAGAGGCGCTGCGGGACGCGCGGGTACGCCCGGTGCTCGGCACGGATGCGGCGGCGGTGCGCCGGGTGGTCGAGGCGGCCTTCGGCGACGAGGGCCTGGCCGTCGCGGCCCTCGCCGAGGCGCTGGCCGCGCGCCCCCGCGGCGCCGGCTTCGTCGCCGAGCACGACGGCGAGGTGGTCGGCCACGTGCACCTGAGCTGGGGCTGGCTCGACGCCCCGGACCGGCTCGTCGACGTGCTCGTGCTGAGCCCGCTGTCGGTCGCACCCGCGGTGCAGCGCCGCGGGCTCGGGGGCGCCCTGGTGGGCCGCGCGATCTCCGCCGCCGAGGAGCTGGGCGCGCCGCTGCTGTTCCTCGAGGGCGACCCGGCCTACTACTCGCGGTTCGGCTTCGTGCACGCGCGGCCGCTCGGGCTGGTGCGGCCGTCGGTGCGTGTGCCGCACTCCGCGTTCCAGGTCGTCGTCCTGCCCGCCTACGACGGCAGCATGACCGGGGCGCTCGTGTACCCCGACACGTTCTGGGCCCACGACTGCGTCGGGCTGCGCGGGGAGCGGCTCGCCGCCGTGCGCGCGGCCAGCGGCGAGGACGCCTAG
- a CDS encoding HAMP domain-containing protein: MQLGLRSRVALAFGLMSCAVAVVVSLSTYAVARNYLVAQRESSSLTRALLDARAVEADLANGTEPGDALAAVPSIGESQAMGRVNGVWYGGGVTVSPSDLPASLLSEAAASGAAQQRFLVQGVPFFGVAVSAQHGLYLELFPLDALDRSLRIGAWFLSFLALLALAGGILVGRWMAARLMRPVASLGSGATTIASGDLTARIEPTGDPDLDPLGQAFNEMADSVQDRINRERRFVANVSHELRSPVTAIVGTASLLEDHSATFAPRDAELVSSLASRARALSKTLVDLLELGSGPGSAPVQEEPIDVAALTERLLEERGIPLLIKGDRPIVRTDPRRVERVIGNLVDNAERHGEGLTMVTIERYADKVEIHVDDAGPGIDPVDYDRLFEPFVRGEHSGPVARSGGAGLGLAISRECADAMGGEVLVGASPEGGSRFTLVLQDGVS, from the coding sequence ATGCAGCTGGGGCTGAGGTCCCGCGTCGCGCTGGCCTTCGGCCTCATGAGCTGCGCGGTGGCGGTGGTGGTGTCGCTGTCGACCTACGCCGTCGCGCGCAACTACCTCGTGGCGCAGCGCGAGTCGTCCTCGCTCACCCGGGCCCTGCTCGACGCCCGCGCCGTGGAGGCGGACCTCGCCAACGGCACCGAGCCCGGCGACGCGCTGGCCGCGGTGCCCTCGATCGGCGAGTCCCAGGCCATGGGCCGGGTCAACGGCGTCTGGTACGGCGGAGGGGTCACGGTCTCGCCGTCGGACCTGCCCGCGAGCCTGCTGTCGGAGGCGGCCGCCTCCGGCGCGGCACAGCAGCGCTTCCTCGTCCAGGGCGTGCCGTTCTTCGGCGTCGCGGTCTCCGCGCAGCACGGCCTCTACCTCGAGCTGTTCCCGCTCGACGCGTTGGACCGGTCGCTGCGCATCGGAGCGTGGTTCCTCAGCTTCCTCGCCCTGCTCGCCCTCGCCGGCGGCATCCTCGTGGGCCGCTGGATGGCCGCACGCCTCATGCGGCCGGTGGCCTCGCTCGGCTCCGGTGCCACGACGATCGCGTCGGGCGACCTCACCGCACGGATCGAGCCCACCGGCGACCCGGACCTCGACCCGCTCGGCCAGGCGTTCAACGAGATGGCCGACTCCGTGCAGGACCGCATCAACCGCGAGCGCAGGTTCGTCGCGAACGTCAGCCACGAGCTGCGCTCGCCGGTCACCGCGATCGTGGGCACGGCGTCGCTGCTGGAGGACCACAGCGCCACGTTCGCCCCGCGCGACGCCGAGCTGGTGAGCAGCCTGGCCTCACGGGCCCGCGCGCTGTCCAAGACGCTCGTCGACCTCCTCGAGCTCGGCAGCGGCCCCGGGTCCGCGCCGGTCCAGGAGGAGCCCATCGACGTCGCCGCGCTCACCGAGCGGCTGCTCGAGGAGCGCGGGATCCCCTTGCTCATCAAGGGTGATCGGCCCATAGTGCGCACCGATCCCCGCCGGGTCGAGCGGGTGATCGGCAACCTCGTCGACAACGCCGAGCGCCACGGCGAGGGGCTCACGATGGTGACGATCGAGCGCTACGCCGACAAGGTGGAGATCCACGTCGACGACGCCGGCCCCGGCATCGACCCGGTGGACTACGACCGGCTCTTCGAGCCCTTCGTGCGCGGCGAGCACAGCGGCCCGGTGGCGCGCAGCGGCGGAGCCGGGCTCGGCCTGGCCATCTCGCGCGAGTGCGCCGACGCCATGGGCGGCGAGGTGCTCGTGGGCGCCTCCCCCGAGGGCGGGTCGCGCTTCACCCTCGTGCTCCAGGACGGCGTCTCGTGA